From Quercus lobata isolate SW786 chromosome 11, ValleyOak3.0 Primary Assembly, whole genome shotgun sequence:
aaaatagttaaaaataaataacggAAATGCACAAcgatttcaaattgaaatggtTTCATAGATTTATAACTGTAATTGACCTAATTGGAAAGTTAggatataatttaaaacaatgtATAATCTTTGTATTTATATaatgtgtgtgtttgggttggACGTTTCACGTTGCGTCcgcgttttcctttttttttttttttttttttttttttttttttttcagccgcaTATTGTTGACTTTTCAGCCATGAACAGTGACttatgtactgttcatgggccccacaaactccactttttatcaactttttcattaaaaatgggtcccacggtactatttacacatttaaaaattattttgctacagtgttttcagttttaagttttcagtttcagcaaaataagttctatccaaacagacccaatATCTCCTATGGTTTATTTACAAGTGAATGTTAGGACTTAGGACTTAGGACTTAGGATGgcattgtgttttttttctttcacaatttAACCCTTGACATTTCacaacttttcattttcttgtgcCTTCTGTGCCTCGTAATGTTCATCAACCACCCCACTTTTGAAGTGAACACCACCCACTTTTTTCAAGGTTGATTCTGTCATGTCAACTTTCCCAGCTTTCCGAAGTTGCACGGCTGACTCACAAGTCTGCGATACAAAATAATCCAAGAATAATTATGACATGATTAGGATTATTATGCCTTTATGTAGAATAACTATTTGTAGTTGACTACTGGAAAACCATGAGACAAAAATTGGATTACATAGATTCCGTTTCAGTAAACCTATAACTAAAAATTACagtattgttttaaaaaaataaatacataataaaataaaaaatagagagtaaTCATATAGTTTAAGTTTggatttttcttcttattttcttttagggGTTAATGCTTAATAGTTTAGAATCCTTAGATTGTATAACTAGAATTATAATcataattacatatatattctCCTAATCccgaattttttttatatttaaatataaaatatactaTAGTACTGGAGTATTaaatagaatataaaatatatatatatatatatatatatatatatatatataggacagAATTTCTATTCATTAATCTTCATAGAAAGTACTATGTGACAAACAAATTAAGGAAGCTTACCATAACAAAGACAGTCACGGCTAGGGATTTAAGCTTTGGGTTTTGTTCGAGAGGAACATTTGAGTCTTTCAAAAAGGAGAACAGCTTCTGAGCTGAAGGTGCTATCTCAAATatcctacaaaaaaaaaaaactcagtccAATACTTTTCTTGAATTCCCATATATTACAAATGGCTATTGATAGAAACATAAACAATGAGACATTAAATTACGATGGAAATAGAAAAGATTCAACTTTGGCTTAGTCCAAGAATAATTTGAGACCCAATTCTCCAGAATTCTTTTTCATTGCAGTCCATGATTTCACCACCTGAGCTTCTTGCTCTTCTGTGAACCCTGTGATCACTTCCGAAGTGCTCATGGTCTTTTGCTAGATAATCAAGTTTTGAATGCAATaggacttctttttttttttttttcttaatgaagAATTCGTTAGAGATTTGGAAATGGGATGTAGAGCAATCTTGGGTGGTTTATATACTAAACCATAATGAATACTGTAGATGGGATTTGGCTCTTCACGGGATGAGGAACCACATTTTGGCGTCTATTTTGTCTGCACGAAAAAACATGTAGTAGCAGCTGTTAATCAAACCCATAAaggaaacaacaacaacagacAATGAAAGTTGTTGTCTCATCTGCTACCACATGCCTAAAAACCAGAGGGCTTGTGGCAAGGAGAGCATAGTTTtggtttataaattataaatgggTTGTATTGAACTAATGATCAACGGTTGCATTGGATCGTGTATTGtcctgactttttttttttttttttttttaagaatatttaaGGAAGTTGTGTCttaatttttggttaaactAATTCACTTTCTATTCATAAGATACCTCTAAAATCCTAGAGACTAACAATGTGGTGAATTGAATTGAAATCTCTAAATACATTACTCGGGTGCCTTATGGGAATAAAAACCACCCAATTAGTAAATATATAAAcagtccttttttttaattgaatactTATTTTTACTCGGTAATGTTCCTTACTATTTGAATTGTTGATCGtgttatattcttttattttctatatatggtttttcatttattttcaataagTTACAATTCACCACTTCAAATGTGCATAACTCATTTTACCAAAGAGAAAACGATCTGTCCGGAGCTGGCAGAAAAGGGATCATTTCCGCCACCAATTAGGAGCTGCCACGTCATATATACAATGAGGATTCAGTACACTTTATCACACAGTATTGTAGctcaaataaaaccaaaatcatCAAACACGCTCTGTTCAGAAGCCCTTACCTGAAGAAACAGCAACAGCACCGGCACCAGCACAATGCCTCTTCTCCTCTACCAAcggagctaaaaaaaaaaaaaatttaaaccacaaccacaaacacAAATATAAAGCAAAAACCCAGAGCCAGAGTTGGTTTTCGTTCTTTTTCCCTCCATATTTCACAATCAGAGACTTTCAAATTGATTTCTCTATTCCTTCTCATAATCATGGTTCTCCTTTCAACTTGAAAACCCAGATTTTATAGAAACTCATAACctcattaaaatttcaaaatcctCGTGGTCTTCAAGTATCCGGAGTTGGGTTTTGGGCATGGACTTCTCCGACCATTTTTAAGTGGGCAGCGGTGCAGATACGGGGCATTACTTGACCCGAATCTGGTTCTCAGATTTTGGTAGTGCTGCTGGTGGCACGAGTGGATAGATAGCTTATTGGGTGGTTGGAATTCAACGGGTAGTTTGTGATGCATGGCAGAACAGTGTTGATAGTGTTGTTGCGTTGAGAACCAAAATATGGGATAGTCTTGTtgcatttttgtgattttgtatGATATTTCTTTGGTTGTTTGTAATAGTGGTGGCTTGCTCTTTCAATGGGTGGCTCTGTTTTGGGTTTAAAAGGAATGTACGCCATGTGCTTGAGAAAAGTTCTCAATGAATTTCAAATAGGGGCTGCTATCAACCTCCTGGAGCCAACCAGCCAACTGAAGGGAGCTGATTGTTGTGCTacctgatttttatttttaagtttctttggacaagaaaaaaaagggacatCATAACTCATTAGAAAGCTTTGTTAGCAGCTATAATGCTGGTGGATTCAATTCTTTCAATAGTGCAGTTAGTTATATTGTCTCTTTGTAAATCTTCTTTTATATCAATAGAAATTTCTCATTAATGTTAGAAGTCTCTTGGTGAAATTTAATTGAAGCAATCAAGTAAATATACTATGtatcatttatttaattttttgttaaacaaAGAGATTTTATGGCAGTAACAGGCTAGCAGAATcggtaataataataattaaaaaaaaaaaaaatcattcaagaACAGAGACAAGGCAACATCATAAACCAGACATAATTGTTGATGTCCACATATCCGTtcagactaaggactatctagAAAAATGTTGATGATCCAGGAACTGGTTGTCCACGCAGTATTTGGGTGCATGGGCGCCGGCTCAGAATGATGCCGCGGCGGCTCCAGCGACAGGGAGGGGCTCCATTGGTCAGAAAAAAGGAGGCGTTGTTGCGGGTGTTGTTTCTCCAAGTAAGGGCTTTTGAACATAACGTGTTTGatgattttggttttatttgagCTACAATCCTATGTGATAGAGTGTACTGAGACCTCATTGAATATATGACGTGGCAGCTCTGGATTGGTGACGTAAATAACCCATGTTTTGCCAGCTCCGGACAGAACGTTTTCTCTTTACcaaaatataatagaattaACTTACCTTTCGAGATTCAATAGCTCAATGGCTCAATGataatttaccaaaatataatagaattaACTAACCTTTTGAGATTTTCAATAGCTCAATGGCTCAATGTTAATAGCCAAGGGTAGCATTACGTGGCCTTTAGAGGGTTCATTTGTACCTCCTCACTtgaaactttatatatataatttttttttccctttcactAGTTTAATTtatccttcaaaatatttttgcacactcTAGGTTAAATCTTGCACACTCCAATGGCTTGATCATAAATCAACCTACtccaaaaccaaacaacaacacaCATCAGCCCTttcaaaaccaaacaacaatacatatcacatctctctctctctctctctctcatttcatttctcttctttatttGAATATTTCAGTATCCCCAACTCTAAGAGTAAAGAGTGGATGTTTGATTGGACAATCTTCCTATACTTGGTCATGgtgtgcttcttcttcttctatatgtTTTGTTGATGTTTCCACAATGAGTTTCCAATGGCATGAAAGTTGAAACTACAACTAcaatgttgtttaatttttctataagGGTTCTTGCTGGTTATATAGATTTATGGGTCGAGCTTAGCTAGTTCTTTCAATTGTATATGATTTTTAGGAGAATAAGCCAGCTACACATCCTTTATTGTGAAGGACTTTGTATTGTATACAAACATACTTTGGAAGCAAGTCAAAGACTTACTCGCCACTCTAAGAAAAACAATTCCTAATGGAAGTCTAAATACAAGCTACGTATTGGGTATTAAAGGGAATGGTTGACATTTGATTAGTTTTCATCAAATaaatatagaattaaaaaaattatgagtcaaataaatatagaattaaaaataaataaatattatatgaaaaattataatatggaagattccaattttttttttttttaagagagagtttcaacctatggtatCCATTCCTGAtgatagtttaaaaaattaatatatgatTCAAAGTCAAGACATAAAACttatatatgattaaaaaataattaaattttaattttatattatagaaagtgtaaaaacccaaattataatggccttttatttttactttaattttaatttcaagtgATCATAAAATTCCATAGCTCCTCACATTAGCCTATTTGAAAAAGGCTGCtaatattaatttcttaatattaatCTATGACTTCAGACATTTTTCAACTATTTAATTTGCAATTGGAAACTGCcacttttaattattaaaaaagtgCTAAAAGCgttgaaacctttttttttagaagctcTAATATAAAGGCACACCaaaactccactcaaaagtcatagtaacttttaagggaaGATAAGACAAGTTATACTATAAACAACACATTCTCTTAAGTAATGTGAAACAATTACCCATT
This genomic window contains:
- the LOC115966849 gene encoding hemoglobin-2-like — encoded protein: MSTSEVITGFTEEQEAQVVKSWTAMKKNSGELGLKFFCRIFEIAPSAQKLFSFLKDSNVPLEQNPKLKSLAVTVFVMTCESAVQLRKAGKVDMTESTLKKVGGVHFKSGVVDEHYEAQKAQENEKL